Part of the Halodesulfovibrio aestuarii DSM 17919 = ATCC 29578 genome, GTCCACCACTCGATGGAGTCGATAAAGCAGGAAACTATTCCTGCCTCATTCAGGCTCCACCGAATCAGGGGGAGACAGCGATGCGGGCGCTTTCCGTATCGCTTGTGAAAGTTCTAACAAAGCTTTAGAGAGAAGGTCAAGCCTCTTGTGTGTTTTTTTCACAAAGACTCTTTCTTTTTCCATAACAAGCTGTTTTTACTATCACTCTATCAAAAAACAAAAAACTTACCCAGTTGGCACATGCCAAATGGACACAAGACATTTACAATTATTGGCAGGATGTTGCAAGCAATTCAGAAGGAACTTTATACTTTTTTTCACTTGCTCATCTTCAGCATTACGGTATTTTTTAATATTATCCATATTTTCAGCATATTAACATAAATTCCACACTTAACTACCATTCGTACTGTTTGTTCACACATTCACAGTTTATACTTTTATTTGCTTTGTTAATTTGATTGTGAAAATTGGCACATTAAATTTTAGTTCATCTGAATATCACCATCATTACATACCACGAGCCTGCTCTCTCTTAGTCCAGATACACATATTGCTATATAAAACGCACCTCCTCTTTTTTTATGATACATTTCTCCAAACAAGACTTTTTACAAGAAAGCCAGATTTCCACTTGCGACTCTAGCTGTTTCAGGCTAGGGGAACGCCATACCCACAAAGTAAGGCTACATTCTAATGAAAAAAAATATGACCCTAGTTGAAGAAATTTCTGAACTTGATCTTGAGCTTTTAAAACTGTTGGCTCGCCGATCAAAGCTTCTCAAAAAAACCCGCCGTCGCAAAAAAGAAGGTGCGGGTACTGACTCTATTTCAAATGAAAAGCAAATTCGTCTGGCATGGGAAGAATCTGCCACAAAATTCAGCAGAGACCCTCGTCTCGTCCACCAGATATTCACCCTGCTACAAGATATTGAGTTTATCTCCCGTGACGACGCTGAAGACCAGACCAGCTTCGGCCTTGCACCTAATACACAGCCCGTAAATGTTGACATTACAGGCCCTGCTGCATTGAATCCGACTCAAATATGGATTGCTCTCGCTGCTGCTAACGGCGTTGAATGCAACCTGACCGGAATCTCCACTGCTCATCCTGTATCTGATATTGTTAAAGCCTTTAACCAAGCTGGAGCACGTCTAAGCTGGAAAGGTAATGACCTCTACTGCAAAGAATCCAAGGCATTGGATTTTGCAGACAAAGTTATCTTTGCCGGAAACAGCGAATTCAACGTTTACCTTCTTGCACTTCAGGCTGCTGCCAACCATGGCATCCTCAAGCTGACTGGTGGCTCTACTCTGAAGGATGCAGATCTTTCCGCGTTCCGCAACTTTCTACCACAGCTTGGTGCACGTATCGCACACGTTGTACCTCGCTCCAACGGCTTACCTGTACGTCTTGAGTGCTCCGGAGTTATTCCGGAAACTGTTGTTATTCCGGAAACACTTTCCGAAAAGGCAATCGTTGCCACTCTGGTAGCTGCAACAACATGGGGCATGAGAGTTACTCTCGATCTTTCTCAGAACGAAGCTACAACCAATGCTCTTGCTATTGTTACTCCTATCTTCGAATCTGCCGGCATAGAGTATGTACTTGAAGGTACCAACCTTACAGTTCTTCCAGAAGAACCAGATTTTCCAGTATACCCTGCGATCACTATGGATCCAACAATCTGTGCAAGCCTTCTTGCCTACCCTGCATTCGCAGGCGGTAAAGTAACCCTGCGCGGAACATGGCCTAAAGACACAGCTGAGGGCGAAGCCGTTGTTTCCCTGCTCCAGTCTGTTGGCCTCACTGTAACGGTTAAACCTGACAGCATAGTTACAGTTAAGCCAGAACGCGGTCATTCAACCGATCCAGTAGACATACAAAACCTGCCTGAAAGCTACTTCCCGCTAGCTATGGCACTGACCTGTATCAAAGCTGCATCCACAAAAAGCCCTGTCAAACTTCCTGCTGCTCCTGCTGCCACCTCTCTTGAAGTTATCGAAAGCTTTGCAGCACAGGCCAACATGCTTCTTGACGATGATAAAGTGCATCCTAATGCGGACATTCCTCACGCTAAAGTGTGGACAAGCCCTGATGCTTTCTGGACCATGGCACTTGGACAGCTTGCGTTCATAAACCGCCCGCTCCAGCTTGCTAACCCAGGCAGCATTACTGATCTGATGCCTACATTCTGGATGTTCTACAACACACTTCCAGAACCGAGTATGGTTCGTAAGCCCAGGGAGGAAATGAGTGGAGACAAGCCAAAAAGACGTAGAGTCTTTGCCGACAACAATTCAAGAGGTCGAAACGCTGATTAAGCAATACGATAGCGAACTTCAGGCTATCGAAGATGCATTCCGCGAACTGGTCACATCGGAAGATCCATCTAAGGGAATCTTTCACGCCAGCGAAATTCATGAAAATCGTCAGCAAAAAAACATTGCAGAAGTCAACAGACAGTTTGCAGTGAACAAACGGAACAGACTCCGCATGGAAGCTGAACCATTTTAAAATAAAAAAACGCCGCACCTTACTAGTGCGGCGTTTTTTTATGTTCAGAAACTGGACACTTGCCTCAAGATTGCCTATCAATTTTCGAATAACAATTTAGTAAATATCCTGCTGAAAACATCACTTCAGACAAATTAAGACAACGCTTCGCTGTGCCCCCTTTATAGCACTTGCAACTCAAACTACTTAAACTGAAACAAGTTAGTTTATGAAGGTGCACGGCAGCGCAGGGATTTATCATCAATCTATAAAGTTCGATACATTTCTACGAGGTATCTCATGCAACTTCTTTCCTCCCAAATTACCGGATTCATGGAAAACTCTTCATGGATCAGAAAAATGTTTGAATCCGGAATTGCTCTGAAAAAACAATACGGTGAAGATGCAGTATGCGACTTCAGCCTTGGCAACCCGGACGTTCCGACACCTGCAATGGTAGGCGAAATTCTTCACGACCTTGCAAAAGAGACCTCAGCACCATTCACCTTTGGCTATATGCCAAACGGCGGTTTTCCATGGGCGCGCCAGATCATTGCCGATCTGATCAAGAAAGAACAAGGGGTTGAGCTGACCGCTGACGATACCGTGCTCACCTGCGGCGCGGCCGGTGCCATGAATGCATTTTTTCGCGCAGTAATGGAACCGGGAGACGAAGTTCTTGCAGTTGCGCCTTTCTTTGTTGAATACGGCTTCTACGCTTCTAACCATCAGGCAACATTCCGGACAGTTATGGCCAAGCCGGACACTTTTGAACTGGATATAGACGCTATTGATGCTGCAATCACCTCCAATACACGCGCCCTTATTATTAACTCACCAAACAACCCTACTGGCGCGGTGTACACCAAAGAAGAGATTATGAAGCTTGCTGCGGTACTTGAGAAACATAATAAATCAAACAACCGCCCTATCTTCCTTATTTCTGACGAACCTTATCGCTTCCTCGCATTTGACGGAATTGATGTACCAAGCGTCCTGCCTCTGTATGATTACGCAGTTGTTATCTCATCCTTCTCCAAAAATCTTTCCATGGCAGGAGAACGGGTAGGCTACATTGCAGTAACGCCGCGCATGGACTCACGACAGCAGCTTATCAATGGTCTGATGCTTACAAACCGCATTCTCGGTTTTGTAAACCCTCCTGTTGTCGGCCAGCACATGCTTAAAGCCGCTCTCGAAACGCAGGTCGATCCCTCTATTTACGAAAAACGCCGTGACGCCATGGCAAAGGTTCTTGCAGATGCAGGGTATGACTTCCATATTCCCAAAGGTGCATTTTACTTCTTCCCTAAAGCACCGGGGGGAGACGATGTGGCATTCTGCAATCGCCTTATGGAAGAAAAAATTCTTGCAGTACCAGGAACAGGATTCGGTGGGCCGGGCTACTTCCGCCTCACATTCTGCGTAGAAGAAGAAGTCATCAACCGATCAGCAGAAGGCTTTAAGCGCGCGATTAAAAGCGTAGCATAACCAACCAAACGCCCAAAGGGTGTGGAGCTAAAACTCCACACCCTTTTTTTTGTTATAGACATATTACAATATTATAACTGAACTTTAAAAATAATCAGAATATGCTTTGCCAATTTTCAGAGCAGGGAAAACCCTATCGGCAGAAAACAATTTCAGGGAGCAGCGGCAATGCAAGTTGATATGCATTATTACGGGACATACACTTTAGCACGAGTTGCTGGGCTTGACCGAGAAACTTCTGAATTAATTGCAACTGCCTCCCAATTTGTTGATGACAATACCTCAGCAGGTACCATCCGCTTTTCTGATGGTGGACAGATGACACTTACCGCTACAGGGCACCATTTTGAACATACTAAAAACCTCTCATCAACCGCGCAGCGCAACATATGGATCCCCTTTCATTTCCTTCCCGGCGGCTTAGGAAATACTTTCACTGAACGGCTCATATGTAAAAAAAACAGTGCGACTGCCGCAGAAATGGTCGACAACCATCTAGGTCTTTCACACAAATCATTCGCTCCGCTACTCATAGGCATAACCGCGCACGTGCTTGCGGACACATTCTCCCATCATAATTTTTCCGGTGCGAGTTCTCGTAAGAACGACATAGACCAAGCTACCATTACAATAATGGAGCCCAAAAACGAACTTACCCCCCTTGCAGAAGACCGGATGCGATTCTTTGAGCGCTTCGAATGTCTTCAGCCGAATATCAGAGTCATTTCGGAAGAAGAGCTTATGGGAACCCTTGGGCACGGTGCTGCCGCGTCGTACCCTGATCTGCCATACCTTACATGGTCATACAAAACGGCAACAAATCCGACTCAAACGGTGCGACGATATAATCCGGACGATTTTATGGAAGCCGCAGAGGCACTCTATTCGCTTTTTGTGCAATTCGCCGAACTAAGACCAAATCTAACAGAAATGCAGCCTGTACCATTCGACCGAATTCAAGACTCACTGGCGATAATTTTTGCAAGTCCGGGCAACAAGCATCAACGTTCCGGATTTTGGCAATTTGCAATGGCGCAGGGAATTTTCCTAGAAGGAAGACAGGAAGAAATTCCTCCTTACAAAGGGCAAATGTGGAAAAATAGCTGTGAAGAGTGTGCAAGCTGTCCAGACTGTGCTCTCATCACTGAAATGGATGTCTTTAAATTTTATCAAGCAGCTACAATACATAAAACATATGTGTTGCAGGAGCTATTGCCTGCCCATGACATCAGTGCCTACTAACCCATGGGTAACGTCTCCCTACCGCCTGCACCACTAACAAACGACGTTTTATAATAAGGCACATAGCCATTGACCTAATCATATAAAACAAAAGATTATTTTTTTATCATCACAGCCCGTGCGCAGACTCTGTAAGATGCCTACTTTCCTTTTATTATGAAATACAGTAAACCTCGCTTGCCGGTTGCGGCACTCAGGCATTTGCCATTCTAAACTTGACTTATCTCGTAATCTCACTTAACGAACCATCTCTTATGTCTATCTTGCGGAGTGCTGATGTTTGAGACCTTATCTGACAGATTAAACGGTGTATTTGAAAAGTTCAGTGGTCAAAAGACCTTGAACGATGAAAACGTACAGGCTGGCCTGAGAGAAGTGCGCCTTGCACTGCTCGAAGCAGACGTTAACTTTAAAGTCGTAAAAGAATTTGTCGCCCGTGTTGGCGAAAAATGTCTTGGCCAGGATGTACTGAAAGGTGTCGACCCTGCTCAGCAGGTAATCAAGATAGTACATGATGAACTGGTTGAACTGCTTGGTGGTGACACTACTGAGTTGAATATCTCCGGTTCAAAACCGGCAGTCATTATGATGGTCGGTCTGCAGGGGTCTGGTAAAACGACCTCCTCTGCAAAGCTTGCCAACTTATTGCGTAAGCAAAACAAAAAGCCGTTCCTTGTTCCGGCTGACGTTTACCGCCCTGCTGCTATTGACCAGTTACAAACACTGGCAAAACAGCTCGGTATTCCTGCGTACAACTCTACGCCGGATATGAATCCGGTAGACATCGCATCCGCCGCTCTTGCTGAAGCAAAAGAGCAGGAATACGATGTCGTACTCATTGATACCGCAGGTCGTTTGCACATAGACGAACAGCTGATGGAAGAACTTGCGACAATTAAGCGCAATGTTACTCCGCAGGAAATCTTGTTCGTAGCTGATGCTATGACCGGTCAGGATGCTGTAACTGTTGCTGAATCGTTCAACGAACAACTTGAAATTTCTGGTGTAGTACTCACCAAAATGGATGGTGATGCACGTGGTGGTGCAGCTCTTTCCATTAAATCCGTAACCGGCAAATCCGTTAAATTTGTCGGTATGGGTGAAAAACTTTCTGAGATGGAAATTTTCCATCCGGACCGTATCGCAGGTCGCATTCTTGGAATGGGCGACGTGCTTACGCTCGTTGAAAAAGCGCAAGCTGAAGTAAGCGAAAAAGAAGCCGAAGAAATGGCTCGCAAGATGCAGAAAGCGGAATTCGACTTTGAAGATTTCCGTACACAGATGCGCCGCATGAAAAAAATCGGCTCTCTGGACAGCATCTTGAAAATGATTCCGGGCATGGGTGCACTTAAGAACAAACTTGGTGACCTCAATATTCCGGACAGCGAACTGAATCGCATTGAGGCTATTATCAACTCAATGACGAATCAGGAACGCCGCAATCCGCAACTCATCAATCAGAGTCGTAAAGAACGTATTGCTAAAGGTTGTGGTCTTAAACTCAAAGACGTTAACGACCTTATCAAAAGCTTCACGCAAATGCGCCAGATGATGAAACAAATGATGGGTGGCGGTAAGGGTAAAAAAGGCAAATTCCCTAAACTTCCAGGATTGGGCGGTTTAGGTGGCGGCGAAATGCCTGATATGAATGCTCTTGGCGGCATGGGCGGCATGCCTGGCATGGGTGGCTTACCAGGAATGGG contains:
- a CDS encoding 3-phosphoshikimate 1-carboxyvinyltransferase; protein product: MTLVEEISELDLELLKLLARRSKLLKKTRRRKKEGAGTDSISNEKQIRLAWEESATKFSRDPRLVHQIFTLLQDIEFISRDDAEDQTSFGLAPNTQPVNVDITGPAALNPTQIWIALAAANGVECNLTGISTAHPVSDIVKAFNQAGARLSWKGNDLYCKESKALDFADKVIFAGNSEFNVYLLALQAAANHGILKLTGGSTLKDADLSAFRNFLPQLGARIAHVVPRSNGLPVRLECSGVIPETVVIPETLSEKAIVATLVAATTWGMRVTLDLSQNEATTNALAIVTPIFESAGIEYVLEGTNLTVLPEEPDFPVYPAITMDPTICASLLAYPAFAGGKVTLRGTWPKDTAEGEAVVSLLQSVGLTVTVKPDSIVTVKPERGHSTDPVDIQNLPESYFPLAMALTCIKAASTKSPVKLPAAPAATSLEVIESFAAQANMLLDDDKVHPNADIPHAKVWTSPDAFWTMALGQLAFINRPLQLANPGSITDLMPTFWMFYNTLPEPSMVRKPREEMSGDKPKRRRVFADNNSRGRNAD
- the ffh gene encoding signal recognition particle protein translates to MFETLSDRLNGVFEKFSGQKTLNDENVQAGLREVRLALLEADVNFKVVKEFVARVGEKCLGQDVLKGVDPAQQVIKIVHDELVELLGGDTTELNISGSKPAVIMMVGLQGSGKTTSSAKLANLLRKQNKKPFLVPADVYRPAAIDQLQTLAKQLGIPAYNSTPDMNPVDIASAALAEAKEQEYDVVLIDTAGRLHIDEQLMEELATIKRNVTPQEILFVADAMTGQDAVTVAESFNEQLEISGVVLTKMDGDARGGAALSIKSVTGKSVKFVGMGEKLSEMEIFHPDRIAGRILGMGDVLTLVEKAQAEVSEKEAEEMARKMQKAEFDFEDFRTQMRRMKKIGSLDSILKMIPGMGALKNKLGDLNIPDSELNRIEAIINSMTNQERRNPQLINQSRKERIAKGCGLKLKDVNDLIKSFTQMRQMMKQMMGGGKGKKGKFPKLPGLGGLGGGEMPDMNALGGMGGMPGMGGLPGMGGLPGMGGLPGMGMDDSSGPTKKELQKKRDARKKEKKKKKLGRKKK
- a CDS encoding pyridoxal phosphate-dependent aminotransferase codes for the protein MQLLSSQITGFMENSSWIRKMFESGIALKKQYGEDAVCDFSLGNPDVPTPAMVGEILHDLAKETSAPFTFGYMPNGGFPWARQIIADLIKKEQGVELTADDTVLTCGAAGAMNAFFRAVMEPGDEVLAVAPFFVEYGFYASNHQATFRTVMAKPDTFELDIDAIDAAITSNTRALIINSPNNPTGAVYTKEEIMKLAAVLEKHNKSNNRPIFLISDEPYRFLAFDGIDVPSVLPLYDYAVVISSFSKNLSMAGERVGYIAVTPRMDSRQQLINGLMLTNRILGFVNPPVVGQHMLKAALETQVDPSIYEKRRDAMAKVLADAGYDFHIPKGAFYFFPKAPGGDDVAFCNRLMEEKILAVPGTGFGGPGYFRLTFCVEEEVINRSAEGFKRAIKSVA
- a CDS encoding DUF6765 family protein, whose translation is MQVDMHYYGTYTLARVAGLDRETSELIATASQFVDDNTSAGTIRFSDGGQMTLTATGHHFEHTKNLSSTAQRNIWIPFHFLPGGLGNTFTERLICKKNSATAAEMVDNHLGLSHKSFAPLLIGITAHVLADTFSHHNFSGASSRKNDIDQATITIMEPKNELTPLAEDRMRFFERFECLQPNIRVISEEELMGTLGHGAAASYPDLPYLTWSYKTATNPTQTVRRYNPDDFMEAAEALYSLFVQFAELRPNLTEMQPVPFDRIQDSLAIIFASPGNKHQRSGFWQFAMAQGIFLEGRQEEIPPYKGQMWKNSCEECASCPDCALITEMDVFKFYQAATIHKTYVLQELLPAHDISAY